In Magnetococcales bacterium, the genomic window TGCGGCAGATGAACAGAAAACGCCTGCACAGCCAGAGACCAACGATCTTTGAGACCCGCATAGCCGATGGCTGCACGCGGCGATGCGCAGGAGCGGGCGAGCCAATCGACCACCTGCTCTGTGGTCATGCCGGATCGTTCCACGGTCAGGATCCAGTGTTCTCCATTGCCATCGGGTTGCTCTGGACGTATTTCCGTGACCTGAAAGGTTTCCGGTGTGGTCTTGATCTCGCCACCCAGGCCGGCACCCGGCGAGGCCAGTGGAAGATCAGGTTGAATCAAGACGTTTTTTTCCATGGTGTGCAATTTTCTGTTTGACTTTGGTGGTGGAGCCGATTATTAGGTTGAGCGTCCCACCTGCTGGATGATCGGTCGGTTTGAATCCCTGAACCAAAGAGAGACGACTCGCCGGGCTTCGTTGGCCTGAATCGGCTTGGGTTTGCCGTGTGACCGGGTTTTTTTGGCCAAGTTGTCTGCGGGGGATCCCCGGATTTGGCTTGGCTCCGGCTTGGCTTGTGTTTGCGAAGCCACGAACCATGCTCCTCTTCCGGGCTGATGGCAAGTTTCTCCTTACCGGATCGTGCCCATACCAGAAAGTGCACCTTTTCCGAAAGCAGACTCCCCCCTGTTCGCATGCCCGTTTTTGATATGTTCATGCCCATGTTGATGAAATTCGAGGTCTTATGAATCTGAGTGACCTGAAATCCATGAATGTTGCGGATTTGACTGGCCTGGCCGCGGAAAAAAAGGTGGAAGGGGTCAGCGGGATGAAGCGGCAGGAACTCATCTATGCGATCCTGAAGACCGAAAGCGAAAAAAATGGTCAGATTTACGGCGAAGGGGTGTTGGAGATTCTTCAGGACGGCTTTGGATTTTTGCGGGCGCCCGATACCAACTATCTGCCAGGACCAGACGACATTTATGTTTCACCTTCCCAGATCCGGCGTTTTGGTTTACGCACCGGGGATGTCATCGAGGGGCAGATCCGGTCACCCAAGGAGAGTGAACGTTATTTTGCCCTGCTGCGGGTTGAAAAAATCAACTACGAGGATCCCCTTAAATCCCGGGATAAAATTTTGTTCGACAATCTGACCCCGCTCTATCCAGACGAGCGTTTGCGCATGGAGGTGGATGGCGAAGGGCCGGTGGAAAAAACCCTGGGACCACGGGTGATTGATCTGATCTGCCCCATCGGCAAGGGACAGCGGGGTTTGATCGTTGCCCAGCCACGCACCGGCAAGACCATGCTGATGCAGGGGATAGCTCACTCCATAGCTGTCAACCATCCGGAAGTGATCCTGCTGGTCCTGCTCATCGACGAACGGCCCGAAGAGGTGACCGATATGAAGCGGTCCGTCAAGGGGGAGGTGGTCTCCTCCACTTTTGACGAACCCGCCACGCGCCATGTGCAGGTGGCCGAAATGGTGATCGAAAAGGCCAAACGTCTGGTGGAACATAAGCGCGACGTGGTGATCCTTCTCGACTCCATCACCCGCCTGGCGCGCGCCTACAACACCGTTTCCCCCTCCTCTGGCAAGGTTCTTTCCGGTGGTATCGATGCCAATGCCCTGCAACGCCCCAAGCGTTTTTTCGGCGCCGCCCGCAACATCGAGGAGGGCGGTTCGTTGACCATCATCGCCACGGCCTTGATCGATACCGGTTCCCGCATGGATGAGGTGATTTTTGAAGAGTTCAAAGGAACCGGCAACATGGAGGTCCACCTGGATCGCAAACTCGTCGACAAGCGCATTTTCCCTGCCATCGACATTGCCAAATCCGGTACGCGCAAGGAGGAACTCCTGACCGAAAAAGATGAAATCAGCAAACTGTGGGTCTTGCGGCGTATCCTTCTGCCCATGGGACCGCAGGACTCCATGGGGTTTTTACTGGACAAGGTCAAAGCCGCCAAGAATAATGCAGAGTTTTTTGCAAGCATGAACAACTGACTGGACAAGGACGAACCATGAAGCCAGATATTCATCCCGAGTACACGGATGCGGTATTCACCTGTGCCGGTTGCGGGCAGATCTACA contains:
- the rho gene encoding transcription termination factor Rho, which produces MNLSDLKSMNVADLTGLAAEKKVEGVSGMKRQELIYAILKTESEKNGQIYGEGVLEILQDGFGFLRAPDTNYLPGPDDIYVSPSQIRRFGLRTGDVIEGQIRSPKESERYFALLRVEKINYEDPLKSRDKILFDNLTPLYPDERLRMEVDGEGPVEKTLGPRVIDLICPIGKGQRGLIVAQPRTGKTMLMQGIAHSIAVNHPEVILLVLLIDERPEEVTDMKRSVKGEVVSSTFDEPATRHVQVAEMVIEKAKRLVEHKRDVVILLDSITRLARAYNTVSPSSGKVLSGGIDANALQRPKRFFGAARNIEEGGSLTIIATALIDTGSRMDEVIFEEFKGTGNMEVHLDRKLVDKRIFPAIDIAKSGTRKEELLTEKDEISKLWVLRRILLPMGPQDSMGFLLDKVKAAKNNAEFFASMNN